One stretch of Scyliorhinus canicula chromosome 7, sScyCan1.1, whole genome shotgun sequence DNA includes these proteins:
- the LOC119968801 gene encoding sodium/myo-inositol cotransporter-like translates to MFGLMETADLAVVGFYFVLVLCIGFFVMWKSNRSTVSGYFLAGRSMTWVAIGASLFVSNIGSEHFIGLAGSGAASGFAVGAWELNAMLILQVLGWIFIPVYIRSGVYTMPQYLSKRYGGNRIKIYFALLSLLLYVFTKLSIDLYAGALFIRASLGWDLYLSIIVLIGLTAVLTVTGGLVAVIYTDVLQAILMIGGALTLMVVGMVKVGGFEELKRQYMLASPNVTAVIASFNLSSTNTCRIHPKEDSLRMLREPTDEDIPWPGFLLGQTPASVWYWCADQVIVQRVLAAKNIAHAKGATLMAGFLKLLPMFIIVVPGMISRVLFTDEIACINPEHCMQVCGSRAGCSNIAYPRLALGILPVGLRGLMMAVMIAALMSDLDSIFNSGSTIFTLDIYKHIRKAASPRELMIVGRLFVVFMVVVSIAWVPIIVEMQGGQMYLYIQEVADYLTPPVAALFLLGIFWKRCNEQGAFCGGLLGSILGITRLILAFVYHIPECDQSDTRPGFIRNIHYMYVAAVLFWTTVITAVVVSLLTPPPSRDLICNTTFWALKDIQIIESCQKEESNQLTDKSLVTCSESRCDDISDCKHKDDDSSPLAGQIELVLLMPENGDPKSLSSTCFIEDQTQNDCFINGQTTAVDEMDKEEHDLQRRNMWWRCFDQCCGIKSYSMKKNTQDSVESEAISFEMLQESPKIKFLLNVGLVVVWSIGIFMFIYFSL, encoded by the coding sequence atgtttgggTTAATGGAAACAGCTGACTTGGCTGTTGTAGGATTTTATTTTGTTCTTGTATTGTGCATTGGGTTTTTTGTGATGTGGAAATCTAACAGAAGTACTGTGAGTGGGTACTTTCTTGCAGGACGCTCCATGACCTGGGTAGCAATAGGTGCTTCATTGTTTGTCAGCAATATTGGCAGTGAACACTTTATTGGGTTAGCAGGATCTGGAGCAGCCAGTGGGTTTGCAGTGGGAGCTTGGGAGTTAAATGCAATGTTGATTTTACAGGTGTTAGGTTGGATTTTCATCCCTGTCTATATCAGGTCTGGTGTATATACCATGCCACAATACCTTTCCAAACGTTATGGCGGTAACAGGATAAAAATCTATTTTGCATTGTTGTCCTTGCTATTGTATGTTTTCACAAAGCTTTCCATTGATTTGTATGCTGGTGCACTGTTCATCCGGGCCTCACTGGGCTGGGACCTGTATCTCTCTATCATCGTTTTGATTGGATTGACTGCAGTGTTAACTGTCACAGGAGGACTTGTGGCTGTCATCTACACCGATGTTCTGCAGGCCATTCTTATGATTGGTGGAGCTTTAACATTGATGGTTGTGGGAATGGTCAAGGTGGGAGGTTTTGAAGAACTCAAACGTCAATACATGCTAGCCTCACCAAATGTTACAGCAGTAATTGCTTCTTTCAACCTAAGTTCTACCAATACTTGCCGTATTCACCCAAAAGAAGACTCTCTCAGGATGTTACGTGAACCGACTGATGAGGATATTCCTTGGCCTGGTTTCCTGTTGGGTCAAACACCAGCTTCTGTTTGGTATTGGTGTGCTGACCAAGTCATTGTGCAGCGTGTTTTGGCAGCAAAAAATATTGCTCATGCCAAAGGAGCCACCCTGATGGCTGGTTTTCTGAAACTCTTGCCTATGTTTATCATAGTTGTTCCAGGCATGATTTCCAGAGTTCTTTTTACTGATGAGATTGCTTGCATTAATCCAGAGCACTGTATGCAAGTATGTGGAAGCAGAGCAGGTTGCTCAAATATTGCCTACCCACGATTAGCATTGGGAATCTTGCCTGTAGGTCTTCGAGGCCTAATGATGGCCGTCATGATAGCAGCTTTAATGAGTGATTTGGATTCCATATTCAACAGTGGCAGCACCATATTTACCCTGGATATTTACAAGCATATTCGAAAGGCTGCTAGCCCTCGAGAACTTATGATAGTAGGTCGTCTATTTGTTGTTTTCATGGTAGTTGTAAGCATTGCTTGGGTTCCTATAATTGTAGAGATGCAGGGAGGACAAATGTACCTTTACATTCAGGAGGTAGCAGATTATCTCACTCCCCCGGTGGCAGCCCTGTTTCTTCTTGGTATTTTCTGGAAGCGCTGTAATGAGCAGGGAGCTTTCTGTGGAGGGTTGCTTGGATCTATTTTGGGAATCACACGTTTGATACTTGCTTTTGTATATCACATACCAGAATGTGACCAGTCTGACACCAGACCAGGTTTTATCAGAAACATTCACTACATGTATGTAGCAGCAGTTTTGTTTTGGACCACTGTTATTACAGCAGTAGTAGTGAGTCTGCTGACCCCTCCTCCTTCCAGAGACTTGATTTGCAATACCACATTTTGGGCATTAAAAGACATACAAATCATTGAAAGTTGCCAGAAGGAAGAATCTAATCAGTTAACAGACAAAAGTTTGGTAACATGTAGTGAAAGCAGATGTGATGATATTTCTGATTGTAAGCACAAAGATGATGATTCATCTCCACTGGCTGGTCAAATAGAATTAGTTCTGTTAATGCCTGAAAATGGTGATCCCAAGTCTCTGAGCTCCACATGTTTTATTGAAGATCAGACACAAAATGACTGTTTTATAAATGGCCAAACAACTGCTGTGGATGAAATGGACAAAGAGGAACATGACTTGCAAAGGAGAAACATGTGGTGGCGATGTTTTGATCAATGCTGTGGAATTAAAAGTTACAGTATGAAAAAAAACACCCAAGATTCTGTAGAAAGTGAAGCTATTTCCTTCGAAATGTTGCAGGAGAGTCCAAAAATTAAATTCTTACTAAATGTTGGACTTGTTGTTGTATGGTCCATTGGCATATTCATGTTTATCTATTTTTCTCTGTAA